In a single window of the Gemmatimonadales bacterium genome:
- the argS gene encoding arginine--tRNA ligase, whose protein sequence is MSDVLRAELARAAERLGAGGIDFVLERPRDAGHGDLATNLALVLARRDQANPRQVAARVLQELHLSRDLVARTEVAGPGFINFWLAEDALAYGVAQILEHGDAYGRSEFGIGLKVNLEFVSANPTGPLHVGHGRGAAVGDAIASLLQWTGHAVTREFYVNDAGVQIDRLAQSLWARVQQARGRDAEIPEGGYHGLYLAEAAEQVLRREGRDFIDLPAEEGIRQCRALALAMQREEQDRDLADFGVRFDVITSERALYEGGLVDEALVLLGEKGLTYEKDGALWLRTTQFGDDKDRVLRKSDASLTYLVPDIAYHVDKRARGFDRAIDVWGADHHGYVPRMRSVLSALGLPPEFFEVALIQLVKVVRGGEEVKMSKRSGEFVTLRDLLDEVGADAARYFFLMRPGDSQLVFDVELARRQTEENPVFYVQMAHARLTGIFRTAGREPETVAGPLDLAALPAPEDSELLKRMVRFPEIVERAAREREPHRITNYLQELATSVHGWYHHTRAVGAPEGAPTEHARLLLARAARIVLANALAVLGVSAPDRM, encoded by the coding sequence GTGAGCGACGTGCTCCGCGCCGAGCTGGCGCGCGCCGCCGAGCGTCTGGGCGCCGGTGGCATCGACTTCGTGCTCGAGCGCCCGCGCGATGCCGGCCACGGCGATCTCGCCACCAACCTCGCCCTCGTGCTCGCCCGGCGCGACCAGGCGAATCCGCGTCAGGTGGCCGCGCGCGTGCTCCAAGAGCTGCACCTCTCGCGCGATCTCGTCGCCCGCACCGAAGTCGCGGGGCCCGGCTTCATCAACTTCTGGCTCGCCGAGGACGCGCTGGCGTACGGCGTGGCGCAGATCCTCGAGCACGGCGACGCGTACGGCCGGAGCGAGTTCGGCATCGGGCTCAAGGTGAACCTCGAGTTCGTCTCCGCCAATCCGACGGGGCCGCTCCACGTGGGCCACGGCCGCGGCGCCGCGGTAGGTGACGCCATCGCATCGCTCCTTCAGTGGACCGGCCACGCGGTTACCCGCGAGTTCTACGTCAACGACGCGGGCGTGCAGATCGACCGGCTGGCGCAATCGCTCTGGGCCCGGGTGCAGCAGGCGCGCGGCCGCGACGCCGAGATCCCCGAGGGCGGCTATCACGGCCTCTATCTGGCCGAGGCGGCGGAGCAGGTGCTCCGGCGCGAGGGGCGGGACTTTATCGACCTGCCGGCGGAGGAGGGCATTCGCCAGTGCCGTGCGCTTGCGCTTGCGATGCAGCGCGAGGAGCAGGACCGGGACCTCGCCGACTTCGGTGTGCGCTTCGACGTCATCACCTCGGAGCGCGCACTCTACGAGGGCGGCCTGGTGGACGAGGCGCTCGTGCTGCTCGGGGAGAAGGGACTCACCTACGAGAAGGACGGCGCGCTCTGGCTCCGCACCACCCAGTTCGGCGATGACAAGGATCGCGTCCTCCGGAAGAGCGATGCATCGCTCACTTATCTCGTGCCGGACATCGCCTATCACGTGGACAAGCGCGCCCGCGGCTTCGATCGTGCCATCGACGTCTGGGGCGCCGACCACCACGGCTACGTCCCCCGCATGCGCTCGGTGCTCTCGGCGCTCGGCCTGCCGCCCGAATTCTTCGAGGTGGCGCTCATCCAGCTCGTGAAGGTCGTGCGCGGCGGCGAAGAGGTGAAGATGTCGAAGCGCTCGGGCGAGTTCGTCACGCTCCGCGACCTGCTCGACGAGGTCGGCGCCGACGCCGCGCGCTACTTCTTCCTCATGCGCCCCGGCGATTCGCAACTCGTCTTCGACGTGGAGCTGGCCCGGCGGCAGACGGAGGAGAACCCGGTGTTCTACGTGCAGATGGCCCACGCGCGCCTCACCGGCATCTTCCGCACGGCGGGGCGCGAGCCGGAGACGGTGGCCGGACCGCTCGACCTCGCGGCGCTCCCGGCGCCGGAGGACAGCGAGCTGCTCAAGCGGATGGTGCGGTTTCCGGAAATCGTGGAGCGCGCCGCGCGCGAGCGCGAGCCGCACCGCATCACCAACTACCTGCAGGAGCTCGCGACCTCGGTCCACGGCTGGTATCACCACACCCGCGCGGTCGGCGCGCCCGAGGGCGCGCCCACCGAGCACGCGCGGCTCCTTCTTGCGCGCGCCGCGCGCATCGTCCTTGCCAACGCGCTCGCCGTCCTCGGCGTCTCCGCGCCCGACCGGATGTGA
- a CDS encoding riboflavin synthase has translation MFTGIVTAVGRLRRAEPAEGGVDLTIEAPFPDLVPGESVAVDGACLTVAEFGADWFRAHVVRTSLERTRFASAAAGQAVNLERALRLGDRLGGHLVQGHVDGVGTIERIAQRDDARLLDIRVPPEVAAVSVPLGSITVDGVSLTVNARPAPGMVQVSLIPFTLQHTTLGERKPGDAVHLEGDTIGKYVQALLKERG, from the coding sequence ATGTTCACCGGCATAGTCACGGCGGTAGGCCGCCTGCGCCGCGCGGAGCCGGCGGAAGGCGGCGTCGATCTCACGATCGAAGCGCCGTTCCCCGACCTCGTGCCGGGCGAGAGCGTGGCGGTGGACGGCGCTTGCCTCACGGTGGCGGAGTTCGGCGCGGATTGGTTCCGCGCCCACGTCGTGCGTACGTCGCTCGAGCGCACTCGCTTCGCGAGCGCGGCCGCGGGGCAGGCGGTCAACCTCGAGCGCGCGCTCCGGCTGGGCGACCGGCTCGGCGGCCACCTGGTGCAGGGGCACGTGGACGGAGTCGGCACCATCGAACGCATCGCCCAGCGTGACGATGCTCGCCTGCTCGACATCCGGGTGCCGCCCGAGGTGGCCGCGGTCTCGGTGCCGCTGGGCTCCATCACCGTGGACGGCGTAAGCCTCACGGTGAATGCCCGCCCGGCGCCCGGCATGGTCCAGGTCTCGCTGATCCCGTTTACCTTACAGCACACGACGCTCGGCGAGCGCAAGCCGGGCGACGCGGTCCATCTCGAGGGCGATACCATCGGGAAGTACGTGCAGGCACTCCTCAAGGAGCGCGGGTAG
- the purM gene encoding phosphoribosylformylglycinamidine cyclo-ligase: MIGGGQADRRTGGRYAAAGVDLAAAESAKETIARLVAGTRTALSVGEVGAFGGMVRVPAGMRKPTLVLSTDGVGTKVLVALAARRLGGVGEDLVNHSVNDILVHGAAPIAFMDYIAGAGLTVEQTAEIVEGIARGCRVHGMALAGGETAQMPGLYAPGTFDLAGTIVGVVEEDAALHGDRIVPGDVLLGYASTGLHTNGYSLARRVIFEQAGLALDDVLGETGMTAADALLAVHRSYDRSVRPVLDRVHGLAHITGGGIAGNLVRVLPAACAATVDPESWEWPPLFRYLSEAGGISTEEMRDVFNLGVGLIAVLPADAVSAAQAAARADGVDTWPLGEISRGPRAVRFAR, from the coding sequence GTGATCGGGGGCGGACAGGCGGACAGGCGGACAGGCGGACGCTACGCGGCGGCGGGGGTCGACTTGGCTGCGGCGGAAAGCGCCAAGGAGACGATCGCGCGGCTCGTCGCGGGGACGCGCACAGCGCTCAGCGTGGGCGAGGTCGGGGCGTTCGGCGGGATGGTGCGGGTGCCCGCCGGCATGCGGAAGCCCACGCTCGTGCTCAGCACCGACGGGGTCGGCACCAAGGTGCTGGTGGCGCTCGCGGCCCGGCGGCTCGGTGGCGTGGGCGAGGATCTCGTCAACCACAGCGTCAACGACATCCTGGTGCACGGTGCCGCACCCATCGCGTTCATGGACTACATCGCGGGCGCGGGGCTCACGGTGGAGCAGACGGCCGAGATCGTCGAGGGCATCGCGCGCGGCTGCCGGGTGCACGGCATGGCGCTGGCCGGCGGCGAGACGGCGCAGATGCCGGGACTTTACGCGCCGGGCACGTTCGACCTGGCCGGGACCATCGTGGGCGTGGTGGAGGAGGACGCGGCGTTGCACGGCGATCGGATCGTGCCGGGCGATGTGCTGCTGGGCTACGCCTCGACCGGGCTCCATACCAACGGCTACTCGCTCGCGCGCCGAGTGATCTTCGAGCAGGCGGGGCTCGCGCTCGACGACGTGCTGGGCGAGACCGGCATGACGGCGGCCGACGCGCTGCTCGCGGTCCACCGCAGCTACGACCGCAGTGTGAGACCGGTGCTCGACCGCGTGCACGGACTGGCGCATATCACGGGCGGCGGCATCGCGGGCAATCTGGTGCGGGTCCTGCCCGCCGCATGCGCGGCGACGGTGGACCCCGAGAGCTGGGAGTGGCCGCCGCTCTTTCGATACTTGAGCGAGGCGGGCGGGATCAGCACCGAGGAGATGCGCGACGTCTTCAACCTCGGTGTCGGGCTCATTGCCGTGCTGCCCGCGGACGCGGTGAGCGCCGCGCAGGCGGCGGCGCGCGCCGATGGGGTCGACACCTGGCCGTTGGGCGAGATCAGCCGTGGCCCACGCGCCGTGCGATTCGCCCGCTGA
- a CDS encoding methylmalonyl-CoA mutase family protein — protein MSGERKILYGPGDWTADPARELGAPGAFPFTRGVYPAMYTERLWTMRQYAGFGTAEETNARFRQLLAAGQMGLSVAFDLPTQMGYDSDHPLARGEVGRVGVAIDTVDDLALLLDEIPLDRVSTSMTINATAAILLAMYVVVGEERGVPRARLTGTVQNDVLKEYVARGTYIYPPGPSLRLAADLFRFVAHEGMRFNPISISGYHMREAGATAVQEVGFTLANALEYVRVALAAGLAIDTFGPRLSFFFASHNHLFEEAAKFRAARRLWAQLARERFGANDATARLRFHTQTGGVTLQAQQPMNNVVRVAYQALAAVLGGTQSLHTNGYDEALALPTAESATLALRTQQVLGYESGVADVVDPLAGSYYVEAMTDRIERDARALIEEVDRLGGAAAAIERGFYQEAIARSAYEIQRAQESGARTVVGVNRFTDDSAPPGIETPNFPELEARQRERLARTKSARDAGAVAAALAALSTVARGAGPLMPPILSAVRARATLGEVSDALRLAWGVYRPAA, from the coding sequence GTGAGCGGCGAACGCAAGATCCTCTACGGCCCGGGCGACTGGACCGCCGACCCCGCGCGCGAGCTGGGCGCGCCGGGCGCCTTTCCATTCACCCGCGGCGTCTACCCCGCGATGTACACCGAGCGGCTCTGGACCATGCGCCAGTACGCCGGCTTCGGCACGGCGGAGGAAACCAACGCGCGTTTCCGGCAGCTCCTCGCCGCGGGACAGATGGGCCTCTCGGTGGCATTCGACCTCCCGACCCAGATGGGGTACGACTCCGACCATCCGCTCGCGCGCGGCGAAGTGGGGCGGGTGGGTGTGGCGATCGACACGGTGGACGATCTCGCGCTCCTCCTTGACGAGATTCCGCTCGACCGCGTGTCGACCTCGATGACGATCAACGCCACCGCCGCCATCCTGCTCGCCATGTATGTGGTGGTCGGCGAGGAGCGCGGCGTGCCGAGGGCGCGGCTCACCGGCACGGTGCAGAACGACGTGCTCAAGGAGTACGTGGCGCGCGGCACCTACATCTATCCGCCCGGGCCCTCGCTCCGCCTTGCCGCTGACCTCTTCCGCTTCGTGGCTCACGAGGGGATGCGCTTCAATCCGATCTCGATCAGCGGCTACCACATGCGCGAGGCGGGGGCGACGGCGGTGCAGGAGGTGGGGTTCACGCTGGCCAACGCGCTGGAGTACGTGCGGGTGGCGCTCGCGGCGGGGCTCGCCATCGACACCTTCGGCCCGCGGCTCTCGTTTTTCTTCGCGAGCCACAACCATCTGTTCGAGGAAGCGGCCAAGTTCCGCGCGGCGCGGCGGCTCTGGGCCCAACTCGCGCGCGAGCGTTTCGGCGCGAACGATGCCACGGCGCGGCTCCGCTTCCATACGCAGACCGGCGGCGTCACGCTCCAGGCGCAGCAGCCGATGAACAACGTGGTGCGCGTGGCGTACCAGGCGCTCGCCGCGGTGCTGGGCGGCACGCAGTCGCTCCACACCAACGGCTACGACGAGGCGCTGGCGCTCCCCACCGCCGAGTCGGCGACGCTGGCCCTGCGCACGCAGCAGGTGCTGGGCTACGAGAGCGGCGTGGCCGATGTGGTCGATCCGCTCGCGGGGAGCTACTACGTCGAAGCGATGACCGACCGGATCGAGCGCGACGCGCGCGCGTTGATCGAGGAGGTGGACCGGCTGGGCGGCGCCGCGGCCGCGATCGAGCGGGGGTTCTATCAGGAAGCCATTGCGCGGAGCGCCTACGAGATCCAGCGCGCGCAGGAGTCCGGTGCGCGCACCGTCGTCGGCGTGAACCGCTTCACCGACGACTCGGCGCCGCCCGGCATCGAGACGCCGAATTTTCCCGAGCTCGAGGCCCGCCAGCGCGAGCGGCTCGCGCGCACCAAGTCCGCGCGCGACGCCGGTGCGGTCGCGGCGGCGCTCGCCGCGCTCTCCACGGTCGCGCGCGGTGCCGGCCCGCTCATGCCACCCATCCTCTCCGCGGTGCGCGCGCGCGCAACGCTCGGCGAGGTGAGCGACGCGCTGCGGCTTGCGTGGGGCGTGTACCGGCCGGCGGCGTGA
- the ribD gene encoding bifunctional diaminohydroxyphosphoribosylaminopyrimidine deaminase/5-amino-6-(5-phosphoribosylamino)uracil reductase RibD yields MNEPAAMQRALELAWRGWGRVHPNPMVGAVVLQGHEPVGEGWHAEFGGPHAEAAALDAAAGRAAGGTLVVTLEPCAHAGKQPPCVEAILRAGVRRVVIAASDPNPVAAGGAARLRAAGVDVEIGVLGDRAAAQNAAFLHALAEPARPFVALKLATSIDFRIADAAGQSRWVSGPDAREYVHWLRAGFDAIAVGLGTARADDPRLTVRAAPGAAPGVASSGSPDAGVRRGILPRVPPRRIVFDRALELPLDRNLVRTARDTPTTIVAEPGAPVARERALDALGVRVLRAANAAAALRALRADGIASLLVEGGGHLAGALLAADLVDRFVWIQSPIWLGAHGVAAVHGLPDASISHAERWRSVERRALGDDTLLVLDRKPCSPA; encoded by the coding sequence GTGAACGAGCCGGCCGCCATGCAGCGCGCGCTCGAGCTCGCGTGGCGCGGATGGGGACGGGTACATCCGAATCCCATGGTGGGTGCGGTGGTCTTGCAGGGCCATGAACCGGTGGGCGAGGGCTGGCACGCGGAGTTCGGCGGCCCGCACGCGGAGGCCGCGGCGCTCGACGCGGCGGCCGGACGCGCGGCCGGCGGCACGCTCGTGGTGACGCTCGAGCCCTGCGCGCACGCCGGCAAGCAGCCGCCCTGCGTCGAGGCGATCCTGCGTGCGGGCGTGCGGCGGGTCGTGATCGCGGCGTCCGATCCGAATCCCGTCGCGGCGGGCGGCGCGGCGCGGCTCCGCGCGGCGGGTGTCGACGTGGAGATCGGTGTGCTCGGCGATCGCGCAGCCGCGCAGAATGCCGCCTTTCTGCATGCACTGGCCGAACCGGCGCGGCCGTTCGTCGCGCTCAAGCTCGCGACCAGCATCGATTTCCGGATCGCCGACGCGGCAGGGCAATCACGCTGGGTGTCGGGGCCGGACGCGCGCGAGTACGTCCACTGGCTCCGTGCGGGGTTCGACGCCATCGCCGTCGGCCTCGGGACCGCGCGCGCGGACGATCCGCGGCTCACCGTGCGCGCGGCGCCGGGCGCGGCGCCGGGCGTGGCGAGCAGCGGCTCGCCCGACGCCGGCGTTCGACGCGGCATACTGCCCCGAGTGCCGCCGCGCCGCATCGTCTTCGATCGCGCGCTCGAGCTGCCCCTTGATCGCAACCTGGTCCGCACCGCGCGCGACACGCCAACCACGATCGTCGCCGAGCCCGGCGCGCCGGTTGCGCGGGAGCGCGCGCTCGACGCACTCGGGGTGCGGGTGCTCCGCGCGGCCAACGCGGCGGCCGCGCTCCGCGCCCTCCGCGCCGACGGCATCGCCTCGCTGCTCGTGGAGGGCGGCGGACACCTGGCGGGCGCATTGCTCGCCGCCGATCTGGTGGACCGGTTTGTCTGGATCCAGTCGCCCATCTGGCTCGGCGCGCACGGCGTCGCGGCCGTCCACGGCCTCCCCGATGCGTCGATTAGCCACGCCGAGCGTTGGCGCTCCGTCGAGCGCCGCGCCCTGGGCGACGACACCCTGCTCGTGCTCGATCGGAAGCCATGTTCACCGGCATAG
- a CDS encoding bifunctional 3,4-dihydroxy-2-butanone-4-phosphate synthase/GTP cyclohydrolase II, whose protein sequence is MIFGTIEQAVEDLKNGKLVIVADDEDRENEGDLVCAAELVTPEMINFMAQHGRGLICLALTPERCEQLGLPQMAQRNTEEQGTAFTVSIDAERRFGVTTGISAADRATTIHVAINPATVPSDLRRPGHIFPLRARPGGVLQRVGQTEASVDLAQLAGLVPAGVICEILSADGSMARRPELERVAREHGLTFITVAQLVAYRLRTERLVHRVAEARLPTELGEFTIIAYRNDVDHAEHVALVMGDVAEQPNILVRMHSKCLTGDVFGSHRCDCGTQLHTAMQLVGREGRGVIVYLDQEGRGIGLLNKIRAYALQDSGADTVQANQRLGFPPDLRNYGIGAQILRDLGLSSIRVMTNNPRKLVGLEGYGLEIVERVPLIASPTQANQSYLDVKRDKLGHLLTH, encoded by the coding sequence ATGATCTTCGGCACCATCGAACAGGCGGTCGAGGACCTCAAGAACGGCAAGCTCGTCATCGTGGCCGACGACGAGGACCGCGAGAACGAGGGCGATCTCGTCTGCGCGGCCGAGCTGGTCACGCCCGAGATGATCAACTTCATGGCGCAGCACGGCCGCGGCCTGATCTGTCTCGCTCTCACGCCGGAGCGCTGCGAGCAGCTCGGCCTGCCGCAGATGGCCCAGCGCAACACCGAGGAGCAGGGCACCGCGTTCACCGTAAGCATCGACGCCGAGCGCCGATTCGGCGTCACCACCGGCATCTCGGCCGCGGACCGCGCCACCACGATCCACGTCGCCATCAATCCGGCCACCGTCCCGTCCGACCTCCGCCGGCCCGGCCACATCTTTCCGCTCCGCGCCCGTCCAGGCGGTGTGCTTCAGCGCGTGGGCCAGACCGAAGCGAGCGTGGACCTGGCGCAGCTCGCGGGGCTCGTGCCCGCCGGCGTCATCTGCGAAATCCTCAGCGCCGATGGCTCGATGGCGCGCCGGCCCGAGCTCGAGCGCGTTGCCCGCGAGCACGGGCTCACGTTCATCACGGTGGCGCAGCTCGTCGCCTATCGCCTCCGCACCGAGCGGCTGGTGCACCGCGTGGCTGAAGCGCGGCTCCCGACCGAGCTCGGCGAGTTCACCATCATCGCGTACCGGAACGACGTCGATCACGCCGAGCACGTGGCCCTTGTCATGGGCGACGTGGCGGAGCAGCCCAATATCCTGGTGCGGATGCACTCGAAGTGTCTCACCGGCGACGTCTTCGGCTCGCACCGCTGCGACTGCGGCACCCAGCTCCACACGGCCATGCAGCTCGTCGGACGCGAGGGGCGCGGCGTCATCGTGTATCTCGACCAGGAGGGCCGGGGCATCGGTCTCCTGAACAAGATCCGCGCGTACGCGCTGCAGGACTCCGGCGCCGACACCGTGCAGGCCAACCAGCGGCTCGGCTTCCCGCCCGATCTGCGCAACTACGGCATCGGCGCGCAGATCCTCCGCGATCTCGGCCTCTCATCGATTCGGGTGATGACCAACAACCCGCGCAAGCTGGTCGGCCTCGAGGGATACGGGCTCGAGATCGTGGAGCGCGTCCCGCTCATCGCGAGCCCGACGCAGGCCAACCAGAGCTATCTCGACGTGAAGCGCGACAAGTTGGGCCATCTCCTTACCCACTGA
- a CDS encoding APC family permease — translation METSPAADSEPPSPPREPRRLRQLVFGKPRDLADTTLIHRLSLIPFLAWVGLGADGLSSSAYGPEEAYRALGEHTFLALGLVVLMATTVLLISAAYSRIIEQFPSGGGGYVVATKLLGPKAGLISGAALLVDYVLTITTSMAAAGDALFSLGPAAWQPLKLPVEIALLVALTTLNIRGVRESVIVLLPVFLLFLVTHVLLIGGAVVAHLPAIHSTAAHVGAGYTHAMRALGVGGLILIFLRAYSLGGGTYTGIEAVSNGLPIMREPRVRTAKRTMVYMGASLAFTASGLLLCYLLWQVTPVEGKTLNAVLIERLVRDVPLGGLFVGLTLFAEGALLVVAAQAGFIDGPRVLANMAIDSWVPHRFAALSDRLTTQNGIVLMGAASLAALLYTRGDVSHLIVMYSINVFLTFSLSMFGMLRHWWRVPGAAEARRRRRIALFGAGFALCAGILGITVFEKFLEGGWVTLTVTGLVVVLCLRIRGHYRYAALKMAQLHRELGDLPAREGTANLGAPDPAAPVAGVLVASYGGLGIHTVLNIFRAFPGHYRGLVFISVGVVDSGEFKGEHAVDQLRERTEAMVARYVRFAHGLGIPAAARSTVGIDAVAEAEQLCLEVAREYPRITFFAGKVIFQRERWYQRLLHNETALALQKRLHWAGKTMVTLPVRVREA, via the coding sequence ATGGAAACCAGTCCGGCAGCGGACTCCGAGCCTCCGAGTCCCCCGCGCGAGCCGCGGCGCCTGAGGCAGCTCGTCTTCGGCAAGCCGCGCGATCTCGCGGATACCACGCTGATCCATCGGCTCTCCCTGATCCCGTTCCTCGCCTGGGTAGGTCTCGGCGCGGACGGGCTTTCTTCTTCCGCTTACGGTCCCGAAGAGGCGTACCGGGCGCTCGGAGAGCACACCTTCCTCGCGCTGGGCCTCGTTGTCCTCATGGCCACGACCGTGCTGCTCATCTCGGCCGCGTACAGCCGCATCATCGAGCAGTTCCCGAGCGGAGGCGGCGGCTATGTCGTCGCCACCAAGCTGCTCGGGCCCAAAGCGGGCCTCATTTCCGGCGCCGCGCTGCTGGTGGACTACGTCCTCACCATCACCACCTCGATGGCCGCCGCGGGCGACGCGCTGTTCAGTCTGGGCCCGGCGGCGTGGCAGCCGCTAAAGCTGCCGGTCGAGATCGCGCTGCTCGTGGCGCTCACGACGCTCAACATCCGGGGCGTGCGCGAATCGGTGATCGTGCTGCTGCCCGTTTTTCTCCTGTTCCTTGTCACCCACGTGCTGCTGATCGGCGGGGCGGTCGTGGCGCACCTGCCGGCCATCCACAGCACCGCCGCGCACGTAGGGGCGGGCTACACCCACGCCATGCGTGCGCTCGGGGTGGGCGGCCTCATCCTAATCTTTCTCCGCGCCTACTCCCTGGGCGGCGGCACCTACACCGGCATCGAGGCAGTCTCGAACGGCCTGCCGATTATGCGCGAGCCGAGGGTGCGTACGGCCAAACGCACCATGGTGTACATGGGCGCATCGCTCGCCTTCACGGCCTCCGGCCTGCTCCTCTGCTACCTGCTCTGGCAGGTGACCCCGGTCGAGGGCAAGACGCTCAACGCGGTGCTGATCGAGCGGCTGGTGCGCGACGTGCCGCTCGGTGGCCTCTTCGTGGGGCTCACGCTCTTCGCCGAGGGCGCGCTGCTGGTGGTTGCCGCGCAAGCCGGCTTCATCGACGGGCCGCGGGTGCTGGCAAACATGGCCATCGATTCCTGGGTCCCGCACCGCTTTGCCGCCCTCTCCGACAGGCTCACCACCCAGAACGGCATTGTGCTCATGGGCGCCGCGTCGCTCGCCGCCCTGCTCTATACCCGCGGCGACGTGAGCCACCTTATCGTCATGTACAGCATCAACGTGTTCCTCACGTTCTCGCTCTCGATGTTCGGCATGCTGCGCCACTGGTGGCGCGTGCCTGGCGCAGCGGAGGCGCGGCGCCGGCGCCGGATTGCGCTGTTCGGCGCCGGATTCGCGCTCTGCGCGGGCATCCTCGGAATCACCGTGTTCGAGAAGTTTCTCGAGGGCGGGTGGGTGACTCTCACAGTGACCGGCCTCGTGGTGGTGCTCTGTCTCCGCATTCGCGGCCATTATCGCTACGCGGCGCTCAAGATGGCGCAGCTGCACCGCGAGCTCGGCGACCTCCCCGCGCGCGAAGGTACGGCCAACCTCGGCGCACCCGACCCTGCGGCCCCCGTGGCTGGCGTACTGGTCGCGAGCTACGGCGGCCTCGGCATTCACACGGTGCTCAATATCTTCCGCGCCTTCCCCGGGCACTATCGGGGTCTCGTCTTCATTTCGGTCGGCGTGGTGGATTCGGGCGAATTCAAGGGTGAGCACGCGGTAGACCAGTTGCGCGAGCGCACCGAGGCGATGGTCGCACGCTACGTGCGCTTTGCGCACGGGCTCGGAATCCCGGCGGCCGCGCGCTCAACGGTGGGCATCGACGCCGTGGCCGAAGCGGAGCAACTCTGCCTCGAGGTCGCGCGGGAATACCCCCGGATCACGTTCTTCGCCGGCAAGGTGATTTTCCAGCGCGAGCGCTGGTACCAGCGCCTGCTGCACAACGAGACCGCACTCGCATTGCAGAAGCGGCTGCATTGGGCGGGCAAGACTATGGTGACGCTGCCCGTACGCGTGCGCGAGGCGTAA
- a CDS encoding PfkB family carbohydrate kinase: protein MSLLVVGSIALDSVFTPFGETADALGGSAVYFSVAASLLAPVGVVGVVGRDYPWAELERLAPRGIDWSGVERADGESFRWKGKYSYDLQSRETLETRLGVFAQFSPKLPAGFRSAEYLFLGNIDPDLQLGILDQVARPRLVVCDTMNYWIQGKRDALLGLLERVDILMVNDGEARELSGDWNVHRAGRWILGRGPTSVVIKQGEHGALLIEAGRTFYVPAFPLEEVFDPTGAGDSFAGGFMGYLARAGASGRDQLRRAMVYGAAMGSYAVASFGIRGFDGVTMSDVERRVHAFRDLTHVVLAEPV, encoded by the coding sequence ATGAGCCTGCTCGTCGTCGGCAGCATCGCGCTCGATTCCGTCTTCACGCCATTCGGCGAAACCGCCGACGCGCTGGGCGGCTCCGCCGTGTACTTCAGCGTGGCGGCCTCGCTGCTGGCACCGGTGGGGGTGGTCGGCGTGGTGGGCCGCGACTACCCGTGGGCCGAGCTCGAGCGCCTGGCACCGCGCGGCATCGACTGGTCGGGTGTCGAGCGCGCCGACGGCGAGAGCTTCCGCTGGAAGGGCAAGTATTCCTACGACCTCCAGAGCCGTGAAACGCTGGAGACGCGGCTCGGCGTCTTCGCGCAGTTCTCGCCCAAGCTGCCGGCTGGCTTCCGCTCGGCCGAATATCTCTTCCTCGGCAACATCGATCCCGACTTGCAGCTCGGCATTCTCGATCAGGTGGCGCGGCCCCGCCTCGTCGTGTGCGACACGATGAACTACTGGATCCAGGGCAAGCGCGACGCGCTGCTCGGCCTGCTCGAGCGGGTCGACATCCTGATGGTGAACGACGGCGAGGCGCGCGAGCTGTCGGGCGACTGGAACGTGCACCGCGCCGGGCGCTGGATCCTCGGGCGCGGGCCGACGTCCGTCGTGATCAAGCAGGGCGAGCACGGCGCGCTCCTCATCGAGGCCGGCCGCACGTTCTACGTGCCGGCGTTCCCGCTGGAGGAGGTCTTCGATCCGACCGGCGCGGGCGACAGCTTTGCCGGGGGGTTCATGGGCTACCTTGCGCGCGCCGGCGCCAGCGGCCGCGACCAGCTGCGGCGCGCCATGGTGTACGGCGCCGCCATGGGCTCCTACGCCGTGGCGAGCTTCGGCATCCGCGGCTTCGATGGCGTGACGATGTCAGACGTCGAGCGGCGGGTCCACGCCTTCCGCGATCTGACCCACGTGGTCCTGGCGGAGCCGGTGTGA
- a CDS encoding FmdB family zinc ribbon protein — MPTYEYVCPAGHEFEKFQKMSDRPRAKCPVCGRPATRRMSGGAGLVFKGSGFYITDYGKDGKGPRKAPEGEKASGEKSGGEKGASDKPAAEKSSGESKKGDAPAKSESKPAPKKAAE, encoded by the coding sequence ATGCCGACCTACGAGTACGTCTGCCCCGCCGGGCACGAGTTCGAGAAGTTCCAGAAGATGAGCGACCGACCGCGGGCCAAATGCCCGGTCTGCGGCCGCCCGGCCACGCGCCGGATGTCGGGCGGGGCGGGCCTCGTCTTCAAGGGCAGCGGCTTCTACATCACCGACTACGGCAAGGACGGCAAAGGCCCCCGCAAGGCGCCCGAGGGCGAGAAGGCGTCGGGCGAGAAGAGCGGCGGCGAGAAGGGCGCGAGCGACAAGCCGGCCGCGGAGAAATCCTCGGGCGAGTCGAAGAAAGGTGACGCCCCGGCCAAGTCCGAGTCGAAACCCGCGCCCAAGAAGGCCGCGGAGTGA